The following coding sequences lie in one Streptomyces venezuelae genomic window:
- a CDS encoding DUF1707 domain-containing protein, producing MSDDDHRTPPRLPDLRASDADRERVAEQLRDAVAEGRLDMTEFEERLDATYKARTYGELEPLTRDLPSHEAVTAKADLVKHAASADPIAINWSERMVEGAEPSSSLGFAFWSGFGRKGSWVVGRQFTAFAMWGGGEIDLREARFTDRDVEIRCFTIMGGLQVVVPPDMTVVVRGFGIMGGFDDRATGEGTPGSPRVVVKGFALMGGVGVDRKIRRAEKLRQREERRRARLERRANPDD from the coding sequence ATGAGTGACGACGACCACCGCACGCCTCCCCGCCTCCCGGACCTGCGCGCCTCCGACGCCGACAGGGAACGGGTCGCCGAGCAGCTCAGGGACGCGGTGGCCGAGGGCCGCCTCGACATGACGGAGTTCGAGGAGCGCCTGGACGCGACGTACAAGGCGCGGACGTACGGCGAGTTGGAGCCGCTCACCCGCGACCTCCCGTCGCACGAGGCGGTCACGGCAAAGGCGGACCTGGTCAAACACGCCGCGAGCGCCGACCCGATCGCCATCAACTGGTCCGAGCGCATGGTGGAAGGCGCCGAGCCGTCCTCCTCCCTCGGCTTCGCCTTCTGGAGCGGCTTCGGCCGCAAGGGCAGCTGGGTGGTGGGCCGGCAGTTCACCGCGTTCGCGATGTGGGGCGGCGGCGAGATCGACCTGCGCGAGGCGCGCTTCACGGACCGCGACGTCGAGATCCGCTGCTTCACGATCATGGGCGGCCTCCAGGTCGTCGTACCCCCCGACATGACGGTCGTGGTACGCGGCTTCGGCATCATGGGCGGCTTCGACGACAGAGCCACGGGCGAGGGCACGCCGGGCTCCCCGCGCGTGGTCGTCAAGGGCTTCGCCCTGATGGGTGGCGTAGGCGTGGACAGAAAGATCCGCAGAGCGGAGAAGCTCCGCCAGCGGGAGGAACGCCGCAGGGCGCGGCTGGAACGCCGCGCCAACCCGGACGACTGA
- a CDS encoding transglycosylase domain-containing protein, with protein sequence MSDEPQQQGKQGPVRRPRWASREPQDTPAETAETAEAAEAAEAAETGATAETPQVAARTAGTASGAVTEGTADGKKGKKPKRPKRKGWRRIFPTWRMVLGGFILIILLCVGGFMAGYMLVDIPAANSAATKQSNVYLYADGTQIARDGEVNREKVPLKDVPLHVQRAVLAAEDRDFYGESAVDPKAMIRAAWNTVTGKGKQSGSTITQQYVKNYYLGQEQTVTRKVKEFFISIKLDREVSKDDILEGYLNTSYFGRNAYGVQAAAQAYYGKNVKDLSVAQGAYLATLLNSPNAYDVATHPENKPRAAGRWNYVLDGMVTEGWLGKSDRAKAKFPTPDEAKGAAGLSGQRGYVVKAVEDYLTANKIIDEETLAKGGYRITTTLQKDRMDAFKEAVDKQVMSKVDKGARKVDRNVRAGGASIDPATGKVVAMYGGIDYTKQYVNNATRRDYQVGSTFKPFVFTSAVENGSVTQDGRPITPNTVYDGTNKRPVQGWSGGTYAPENEDHIDYGDITVRTATDKSVNSVYAQMAVDVGSDKVKDTAVALGVPGNTPDLTASPSIALGPSTASVLDMTEAYATLANHGKHGTYTLVEKISKDGSEIELPEPKTSQAVTREAADTTTSVLQSVVQGGTGTAAQGAGRPAAGKTGTAENDTAAWFAGYTPELATVVAVMGQDPETGAHTPLYGALGETRINGGAYPARVWAQFTKAALKGKPVKDFDLELEQGADIPEVPDPTTGGTDEPGTDGGTDGGPDTGGTTDGGTDGGPDTGGTTDGGTDTGGQTGGQTGGQNGGQTGGQTGGQETGGQNTGGPTDGGGIGGPTDGGAQGGPTGGTDPAGGAVDGGTDDGGIGGLTDG encoded by the coding sequence ATGAGCGACGAGCCGCAGCAGCAGGGCAAGCAGGGTCCTGTCCGGCGCCCGCGCTGGGCGTCCAGGGAGCCGCAGGACACGCCCGCTGAGACTGCTGAGACCGCGGAGGCGGCGGAAGCGGCGGAAGCGGCGGAGACGGGGGCGACGGCGGAGACCCCGCAAGTGGCCGCCAGGACCGCCGGGACCGCCTCCGGGGCGGTCACCGAGGGGACCGCCGACGGGAAGAAGGGCAAGAAGCCCAAGCGGCCCAAGCGCAAGGGCTGGCGGCGGATCTTCCCCACCTGGCGCATGGTCCTCGGCGGCTTCATCCTGATCATCCTGCTGTGCGTCGGCGGCTTCATGGCCGGCTACATGCTGGTCGACATCCCGGCCGCGAACTCCGCGGCCACCAAGCAGAGCAACGTCTACCTCTACGCCGACGGCACCCAGATCGCCCGCGACGGCGAGGTCAACCGCGAGAAGGTGCCCCTCAAGGACGTGCCGCTGCACGTCCAGCGCGCCGTGCTGGCCGCCGAGGACCGCGACTTCTACGGCGAGTCGGCCGTCGACCCGAAGGCGATGATCCGCGCGGCCTGGAACACCGTCACCGGCAAGGGCAAGCAGTCCGGCTCCACCATCACCCAGCAGTACGTGAAGAACTACTACCTGGGGCAGGAGCAGACGGTCACCCGCAAGGTGAAGGAGTTCTTCATCTCGATCAAGCTGGACCGCGAGGTGAGCAAGGACGACATCCTCGAGGGGTACCTGAACACCAGCTACTTCGGCCGCAACGCGTACGGCGTGCAGGCGGCCGCCCAGGCGTACTACGGCAAGAACGTCAAGGACCTCTCCGTCGCCCAGGGCGCCTACCTCGCCACGCTCCTCAACTCCCCCAACGCGTACGACGTCGCCACGCACCCCGAGAACAAGCCGCGCGCGGCGGGCCGCTGGAACTACGTCCTGGACGGCATGGTCACCGAGGGCTGGCTCGGCAAGTCGGACCGGGCGAAGGCGAAGTTCCCGACGCCCGACGAGGCCAAGGGCGCGGCGGGCCTGTCCGGGCAGCGCGGCTACGTCGTGAAGGCCGTGGAGGACTATCTGACGGCCAACAAGATCATCGATGAGGAAACCCTCGCCAAGGGCGGCTACCGCATCACCACGACCCTCCAGAAGGACCGCATGGACGCCTTCAAGGAGGCCGTCGACAAGCAGGTGATGTCGAAGGTCGACAAGGGCGCCCGCAAGGTCGACCGCAACGTCCGCGCGGGCGGCGCCTCCATCGACCCGGCCACCGGCAAGGTCGTCGCGATGTACGGAGGCATCGACTACACCAAGCAGTACGTGAACAACGCGACCCGGCGCGACTACCAGGTCGGCTCCACGTTCAAGCCCTTCGTCTTCACCTCCGCCGTGGAGAACGGCTCCGTCACCCAGGACGGCCGCCCCATCACCCCGAACACGGTGTACGACGGCACCAACAAGCGGCCGGTGCAGGGCTGGAGCGGCGGCACGTACGCCCCGGAGAACGAGGACCACATCGACTACGGCGACATCACCGTCCGCACCGCCACCGACAAGTCCGTGAACTCGGTGTACGCGCAGATGGCCGTCGACGTCGGCTCCGACAAGGTCAAGGACACCGCCGTCGCCCTCGGCGTCCCCGGGAACACCCCCGACCTGACCGCGTCCCCATCGATCGCGCTCGGCCCCTCCACCGCGAGCGTCCTGGACATGACCGAGGCGTACGCGACGCTGGCCAACCACGGCAAGCACGGCACGTACACCCTCGTCGAGAAGATCAGCAAGGACGGCAGCGAGATCGAGCTGCCGGAGCCGAAGACCTCGCAGGCCGTGACCCGCGAGGCCGCCGACACCACCACGTCGGTCCTGCAGAGCGTCGTCCAGGGCGGCACCGGCACAGCGGCGCAGGGCGCGGGCCGCCCGGCCGCGGGCAAGACCGGCACGGCCGAGAACGACACGGCCGCCTGGTTCGCCGGCTACACCCCCGAGCTCGCCACGGTCGTCGCCGTCATGGGTCAGGACCCGGAGACCGGCGCCCACACCCCGCTGTACGGCGCGCTCGGCGAGACCCGTATCAACGGCGGCGCCTACCCCGCGCGCGTCTGGGCCCAGTTCACCAAGGCAGCCCTGAAGGGCAAGCCCGTCAAGGACTTCGACCTGGAGCTGGAGCAGGGCGCGGACATTCCCGAGGTCCCGGACCCGACGACGGGCGGCACCGACGAGCCCGGCACCGACGGCGGCACGGACGGCGGGCCCGACACCGGCGGCACGACCGACGGCGGCACGGACGGCGGCCCCGACACCGGCGGCACCACCGACGGCGGCACGGACACCGGAGGTCAGACCGGCGGCCAGACGGGTGGCCAGAACGGCGGCCAGACAGGTGGCCAGACCGGCGGGCAGGAGACCGGCGGCCAGAACACGGGCGGACCGACCGACGGCGGGGGCATCGGCGGACCCACCGACGGCGGCGCCCAAGGCGGGCCGACGGGCGGCACGGACCCGGCGGGAGGAGCCGTCGACGGCGGGACGGACGACGGGGGAATCGGGGGGCTCACGGACGGTTGA
- the bcp gene encoding thioredoxin-dependent thiol peroxidase → MSERLQPGDTAPAFTLPDADGKDVSLADHKGRKVIVYFYPAALTPGCTKQACDFTDNLDVLAAAGYDVIGVSPDKPEKLAKFREQENLKVTLVGDPSKETLAAYGAFGEKKLYGKTVTGVIRSTVVVDEEGKVEHAFYNVKATGHVAKIIRDLGV, encoded by the coding sequence ATGAGCGAGCGACTGCAGCCCGGCGACACCGCCCCCGCGTTCACCCTGCCCGACGCCGACGGCAAGGACGTCTCGCTGGCCGACCACAAGGGCCGCAAGGTCATCGTCTACTTCTACCCCGCCGCCCTCACCCCCGGCTGCACCAAGCAGGCCTGCGACTTCACGGACAACCTCGACGTGCTGGCCGCCGCCGGATACGACGTCATCGGCGTCTCCCCCGACAAGCCGGAGAAGCTGGCGAAGTTCCGCGAGCAGGAGAACCTCAAGGTCACGCTGGTCGGCGACCCCTCCAAGGAGACCCTGGCGGCGTACGGCGCCTTCGGCGAGAAGAAGCTGTACGGCAAGACGGTGACCGGCGTGATCCGCTCGACCGTGGTGGTCGACGAGGAGGGCAAGGTCGAGCACGCGTTCTACAACGTGAAGGCGACGGGTCACGTGGCGAAGATCATCAGGGACCTCGGCGTCTGA
- a CDS encoding GroES family chaperonin, with amino-acid sequence MLHDRVLVRQDTSEGERRSGGGILIPATAAVGKRLAWAEVVAVGQNVRTVEPGDRVLYDPEDRAEVEVRGVAYVLMRERDLHAVAADRFEGSEDSTGLYL; translated from the coding sequence ATGCTGCACGACCGCGTGCTCGTGCGGCAGGACACCAGCGAGGGTGAGCGGCGCTCCGGCGGCGGCATCCTGATCCCCGCGACCGCTGCCGTGGGCAAGCGGCTCGCCTGGGCCGAGGTGGTCGCGGTCGGGCAGAACGTCCGGACGGTCGAGCCGGGCGACCGGGTTCTGTACGACCCGGAGGACCGCGCGGAAGTCGAAGTGCGGGGCGTGGCCTACGTACTGATGCGGGAGCGCGATCTGCACGCCGTGGCGGCGGACCGGTTCGAGGGCTCGGAGGACTCGACGGGTCTGTACCTGTAG
- a CDS encoding ATP-binding cassette domain-containing protein translates to MTDDPLIRLEEVEKVFDVRRKTGFLRRERHEVRAVDGISFTVPRGEMVGYIGPNGAGKSTTIKMLTGILTPSGGRLRVAGIDPSRERTRLARRIGVVFGQRTTLWWDLPLIDSYRLMHRMYRIPDARYAENLARCVELLELGDLLDVPVRQLSLGQRMRGDIAAALLHDPEVLYLDEPTIGLDVISKAKVRGFLRDLNAESGTTVLLTTHDLTDIEQLCKRVMVIDHGRLMYDGALSGLHEVGESERTLVVDLERELPPIEAGSAARVVKVEGPRQWLSFPASQSAAPLLAHIADRYPLLDLSVREPDIEAVIAKMYAEKPTS, encoded by the coding sequence ATGACTGATGACCCCCTCATCCGGCTGGAGGAGGTCGAGAAGGTCTTCGACGTCCGCAGGAAGACCGGCTTCCTGCGGCGCGAACGCCACGAGGTGCGCGCGGTCGACGGCATCTCGTTCACCGTCCCGCGCGGTGAGATGGTGGGCTACATCGGCCCGAACGGCGCGGGCAAATCCACGACGATCAAGATGCTGACGGGCATCCTCACCCCGAGCGGCGGCCGCCTGCGCGTCGCGGGCATCGACCCCTCCCGTGAACGCACGCGCCTGGCCCGCCGCATCGGCGTGGTCTTCGGCCAGCGCACGACGCTCTGGTGGGACCTGCCGCTGATCGACTCGTACCGTCTGATGCACCGGATGTACCGCATCCCGGACGCCCGCTACGCGGAGAACCTCGCCCGCTGCGTGGAACTCCTCGAACTGGGCGACCTGTTGGACGTTCCCGTACGCCAACTCTCCCTGGGCCAGCGGATGCGCGGGGACATCGCGGCGGCGCTGCTGCACGATCCCGAGGTGCTGTACCTGGACGAGCCGACGATCGGCCTGGACGTGATCAGCAAGGCGAAGGTCAGAGGCTTCCTCCGCGACCTGAACGCGGAATCGGGCACCACCGTCCTCCTCACGACCCACGACCTGACGGACATCGAGCAGCTCTGCAAGCGCGTGATGGTGATCGACCACGGGCGTCTGATGTACGACGGCGCGCTGTCGGGCCTGCACGAGGTGGGCGAGAGCGAGCGCACGCTGGTCGTCGACCTGGAACGCGAACTCCCCCCGATCGAGGCGGGGTCGGCGGCGCGGGTGGTGAAGGTGGAGGGCCCGCGCCAGTGGTTGTCGTTCCCGGCGTCGCAGTCGGCGGCACCACTGCTGGCGCACATCGCCGACCGCTACCCCTTGCTGGACCTCTCCGTCAGGGAACCGGACATCGAGGCGGTCATCGCGAAGATGTACGCGGAGAAGCCGACCTCGTAG
- a CDS encoding ABC transporter permease — MLVRAGRFRLYAAVTEGSFRRYATYRMATAAGIFTNTVFGLILAYTYLALWDERPGLGGYDQSQALTYVWLGQALLTVMALMGGGFEGELIERIRTGDIAVDLYRPADLQLWWLAADVGRAAFQLIGRGIVPMVFGALVFDLTLPPDALGWLAFLVAAVLGVVVSYAIRYLVALSAFWLMDGAGVTQVAMLAGTFFSGMLLPLNVFPGALGEFARALPWSALLQMPADVFLGERSGTALLRTYAFQIGWAAALLTVGRLLQAVATRRVVVQGG; from the coding sequence ATGCTCGTGCGCGCAGGACGGTTCCGTTTGTACGCGGCCGTCACGGAGGGCAGCTTCCGCAGGTACGCCACGTATCGGATGGCGACCGCGGCCGGGATCTTCACGAACACCGTCTTCGGCCTGATCCTCGCCTACACCTACCTGGCGCTCTGGGACGAACGGCCCGGCCTCGGCGGCTACGACCAGTCGCAGGCCCTCACCTATGTGTGGCTCGGCCAGGCGCTGTTGACCGTGATGGCGCTGATGGGCGGCGGCTTCGAGGGCGAGCTGATCGAACGGATCCGCACCGGCGACATCGCCGTCGACCTCTACAGACCCGCCGACCTGCAGCTGTGGTGGCTGGCGGCCGACGTGGGCAGGGCGGCGTTCCAGCTGATCGGCCGCGGCATCGTCCCCATGGTCTTCGGGGCGCTCGTCTTCGACCTGACGCTGCCCCCGGACGCGCTGGGCTGGCTGGCGTTCCTGGTGGCCGCCGTGCTCGGCGTCGTGGTCAGTTACGCGATCCGGTACCTGGTGGCGCTCTCCGCCTTCTGGCTGATGGACGGCGCGGGCGTCACCCAGGTGGCGATGCTCGCGGGCACGTTCTTCTCCGGGATGCTGCTGCCCCTGAACGTCTTCCCCGGCGCCCTCGGCGAGTTCGCGCGGGCCCTGCCGTGGTCGGCGCTGCTCCAGATGCCCGCCGACGTGTTCCTCGGCGAACGCTCCGGGACGGCGCTGCTGCGGACGTACGCCTTCCAGATCGGCTGGGCGGCGGCGCTGCTCACGGTCGGGCGGCTGCTGCAGGCCGTCGCGACGCGGCGGGTGGTGGTGCAGGGTGGCTGA
- a CDS encoding helix-turn-helix domain-containing protein produces MSAQDDGDGCGDGDGIDEVAAFAALLTELKERTDRSYGSLARRLGMNTSTLHRYCAGDAVPLDFAPAERFAALCGATPAERLELHRRWLLAVAARHRPKASGGTTQGDTAAGAGEAAAGRTPQEAAAAEAHAVAAGGTIQGRGELRDKPPPGRGPESTPAATAAEAVDDPDTSAPEAVHDVPPPRPWHRRRRLIAGLAAACAVLASLGAFSLLPDGRRVSADGPDRVAGAPERRGAAPGPSGAPTSGRPSDADTPKRKKPPKKKSPAKKPDTARPPGATSTPPPGENPTTPPLTWTADSHAWKLGCGHDYVVARPPSQVPPPPAPQDAVPWAATQKAVHGGETLVRLSVQGRSETAVVLEELRVRVVGRTAPVKGNAYRMDLGCGGAVTPRTFAVDLDKDRPIARAVPGNDTGTPIPAVRMPYRVSAKDPEVLLVNAGTRSCDCRWYLELDWSSQGRKGTVRVDDDGRPFRTSAIKGLPRYGYDTIGRRWGTYN; encoded by the coding sequence GTGTCGGCACAGGACGACGGCGACGGCTGCGGCGATGGCGACGGCATCGACGAGGTGGCCGCGTTCGCGGCGTTGCTGACGGAGCTGAAGGAGCGCACGGACCGCAGCTACGGCTCGCTGGCCCGCCGTCTGGGCATGAACACCTCGACGCTGCACCGCTACTGCGCGGGCGACGCGGTACCACTCGACTTCGCCCCCGCGGAACGGTTCGCGGCGCTGTGCGGGGCGACCCCGGCGGAGCGCCTGGAACTCCACCGCCGCTGGCTCCTGGCGGTGGCGGCCCGCCACAGACCCAAGGCGTCGGGCGGGACCACCCAGGGGGACACCGCGGCGGGGGCGGGTGAGGCGGCGGCAGGCAGGACTCCCCAGGAGGCGGCCGCGGCGGAGGCGCATGCGGTGGCGGCAGGCGGGACTATCCAGGGGCGCGGGGAACTGCGCGACAAGCCCCCACCGGGCCGCGGGCCTGAGAGCACGCCCGCCGCCACGGCGGCGGAAGCCGTGGACGACCCGGACACCTCGGCGCCGGAGGCCGTGCACGACGTACCCCCGCCCCGCCCCTGGCACCGCCGAAGACGCCTCATCGCCGGGCTGGCCGCCGCCTGCGCCGTGCTCGCGTCGCTCGGCGCGTTCTCCTTGCTGCCGGACGGGCGGCGGGTGTCCGCCGACGGTCCTGACCGGGTCGCCGGGGCGCCGGAGAGGCGGGGCGCCGCACCCGGTCCGAGCGGCGCCCCCACCTCCGGGCGCCCTTCCGACGCCGACACCCCGAAGAGGAAGAAACCCCCGAAGAAGAAGTCACCGGCGAAGAAGCCGGATACCGCTCGCCCGCCCGGCGCCACCTCCACCCCGCCCCCCGGCGAGAACCCCACCACCCCGCCGCTCACCTGGACCGCCGACTCCCACGCCTGGAAGCTCGGCTGCGGCCACGACTACGTGGTCGCCAGGCCGCCCAGCCAGGTCCCCCCGCCCCCCGCCCCGCAGGACGCCGTGCCCTGGGCGGCGACGCAGAAGGCGGTGCACGGCGGCGAGACGCTCGTGCGTCTTTCGGTGCAGGGGCGCAGCGAGACGGCCGTCGTACTGGAGGAGCTGCGCGTGCGCGTGGTGGGCCGTACGGCACCGGTGAAGGGCAACGCGTACCGCATGGACCTGGGCTGCGGCGGCGCGGTCACGCCCCGGACCTTCGCCGTGGACCTGGACAAGGACCGCCCCATCGCCCGCGCGGTCCCCGGGAACGACACCGGTACGCCGATCCCGGCCGTGCGCATGCCCTACCGCGTCTCGGCGAAGGACCCCGAGGTGCTGCTGGTCAACGCCGGGACCAGGTCGTGCGACTGCCGCTGGTACCTGGAGCTGGACTGGTCGTCACAGGGCCGCAAGGGCACCGTCCGCGTCGACGACGACGGCCGCCCGTTCCGTACCAGCGCCATCAAGGGCCTGCCCCGGTACGGCTACGACACGATCGGGCGCCGGTGGGGGACGTACAACTGA
- a CDS encoding ABC transporter permease yields MSPLREGLRAYRLISAMWIRSLMAYRLSFAMTALGNFAVTAFDFVAILLMFSQVDRLGGYSLAEIAFLYGASCTAFGLADVALGSMDRLGRRVRDGTLDTLLVRPAPVLAQVAADRFGLHRVGRLAQGTLVLAYALVVLDIDWTPLKVLMVPLMLLCGAGIFAAVFVGGAAFQFVAQDAAEVQNAFTYGGTTLLQYPPTVFAKDLVRGVTFVLPLAFVNWLPALYVLGRPYPLDLPSWVAFTPPLVAAALLALAGVVWRAGLRSYRSTGS; encoded by the coding sequence ATGTCGCCGCTCCGTGAAGGGCTGCGCGCCTACCGCCTGATCTCCGCCATGTGGATCCGCTCCCTCATGGCCTACCGTCTCTCCTTCGCGATGACCGCGCTCGGCAACTTCGCGGTGACCGCGTTCGACTTCGTGGCCATCCTGCTGATGTTCTCCCAGGTGGACCGCCTCGGCGGCTACTCGCTCGCCGAGATCGCGTTCCTGTACGGCGCCTCGTGCACCGCGTTCGGCCTCGCCGACGTCGCCCTGGGCTCCATGGACCGCCTCGGCAGACGGGTGCGGGACGGCACGCTGGACACGCTCCTGGTGCGCCCCGCCCCCGTGCTCGCGCAGGTCGCCGCCGACCGGTTCGGGCTGCACAGGGTCGGCCGGCTCGCGCAGGGCACGCTCGTCCTTGCGTACGCCCTCGTCGTCCTGGACATCGACTGGACCCCGCTGAAGGTCCTGATGGTGCCGCTGATGCTGCTGTGCGGCGCGGGGATCTTCGCGGCGGTGTTCGTGGGCGGCGCCGCGTTCCAGTTCGTGGCGCAGGACGCGGCGGAGGTGCAGAACGCGTTCACGTACGGCGGCACCACGCTGCTCCAGTATCCGCCGACCGTCTTCGCGAAGGACCTGGTGCGCGGCGTCACGTTCGTCCTGCCGCTCGCGTTCGTGAACTGGCTGCCCGCGCTGTACGTGCTCGGGCGCCCCTATCCGCTGGACCTGCCGTCGTGGGTGGCGTTCACACCGCCGCTGGTGGCCGCGGCGCTGCTCGCCCTGGCGGGCGTCGTGTGGCGCGCGGGCCTTCGTTCGTACCGCAGCACAGGGAGCTGA
- a CDS encoding DUF3618 domain-containing protein, with protein MSDARTPAQIEADIKRRRDQLAETLDEIGVRVHPKTIVGDAKAKVVAGVDNSLGRAYVGANRFVSDVRGQLVSEDGSPRIERIVPVALVAVGLVGLLVVSSRRRGA; from the coding sequence GTGTCGGATGCCAGGACCCCTGCGCAGATCGAGGCGGACATCAAGCGCCGGCGCGACCAGCTCGCCGAGACCCTCGACGAGATCGGGGTGCGCGTTCACCCGAAGACGATCGTCGGCGACGCCAAGGCGAAGGTCGTCGCGGGTGTGGACAACTCGCTGGGCCGGGCGTACGTAGGGGCGAATCGCTTCGTCTCCGACGTGCGCGGACAACTCGTCTCGGAGGACGGTTCGCCGCGCATCGAGCGCATCGTGCCGGTGGCCCTGGTGGCCGTGGGCCTCGTGGGGCTCCTCGTGGTGAGCTCTCGGCGCCGCGGCGCCTGA
- a CDS encoding DMT family transporter: protein MAWVLLIVAGLLEVGWSIGMKYTDGFTRLWPSVFTGVGIVASMMLLSQAAKTLPIGTAYGVWVGIGAAGAAVLGMVILGEPVTAARIFFVCLLLVAVVGLKATSGH from the coding sequence ATGGCCTGGGTTCTGCTGATCGTCGCCGGACTGCTCGAAGTGGGCTGGTCGATCGGGATGAAGTACACGGACGGTTTCACGCGCCTGTGGCCCAGCGTGTTCACGGGCGTGGGCATCGTCGCCAGCATGATGCTCCTGTCGCAGGCCGCCAAGACGCTGCCGATCGGTACGGCCTACGGAGTGTGGGTCGGTATCGGCGCGGCCGGCGCGGCGGTGCTCGGCATGGTGATCCTGGGTGAGCCGGTCACCGCCGCGCGGATCTTCTTCGTCTGTCTGCTGCTGGTGGCCGTGGTCGGTCTGAAGGCGACGTCCGGTCACTAG
- the proP gene encoding glycine betaine/L-proline transporter ProP — MAAQEELEAEADPEAMKRHRTLFRAVKRRKNPPLRRTDITVTDEAAVKRAVKAASLGNAMEWFDFGIYSYLAVTIGHVFFPSGNDTAQLISSFATFAVSFLVRPIGGMVFGPMGDKVGRKKVLALTMILMAIGTLAIGLIPSYATIGFWAPVLLIFFRLVQGFSTGGEYGGASTFIAEYAPDKRRGFFGSFLEMGTLAGYTGAAGLVLILNASLGSDTMESWGWRIPFLVAGPLGLVGLYLRLKLDETPAFQKMEDASYHSASEGASTVETTAKGDLAKIFRDHWPTLILCIALVGAYNITDYMLLSYMPTYLSDELGYDDSHGLLILIGTMVILMLIITRIGKLSDRFGRKPLLMTGMIGFLVLSIPAFLLIQQGSLVAVSAGMLLLGLSLVCLLGTMSATLPALFPTSVRYGSLSVGYNLSASLFGGTAPLVITSLISVTGTDMIPAYYSMAAALVGVIAVACMKETAQKPLSGSPPSVETKEEAAEMVEAQATPPKF, encoded by the coding sequence ATGGCGGCCCAAGAAGAGCTCGAGGCCGAGGCCGACCCGGAGGCGATGAAGCGCCACCGCACCCTGTTCCGCGCGGTGAAACGGCGCAAGAACCCGCCCCTGCGCCGTACCGACATCACGGTCACGGACGAGGCCGCGGTCAAGCGGGCCGTCAAAGCGGCCTCGCTCGGCAACGCCATGGAATGGTTCGACTTCGGCATCTACAGCTACCTGGCCGTCACCATCGGCCACGTGTTCTTCCCGTCCGGGAACGACACGGCCCAGCTGATCTCGTCCTTCGCCACCTTCGCGGTCTCCTTCCTGGTGCGCCCCATCGGCGGCATGGTGTTCGGCCCGATGGGCGACAAGGTGGGCCGCAAGAAGGTCCTGGCGCTCACCATGATCCTCATGGCGATCGGCACGCTCGCGATCGGCCTGATCCCGTCCTACGCGACGATCGGCTTCTGGGCACCGGTCCTGCTGATCTTCTTCCGCCTCGTCCAGGGCTTCTCGACGGGCGGTGAGTACGGCGGTGCGTCGACGTTCATCGCCGAGTACGCGCCCGACAAGCGCCGCGGCTTCTTCGGCAGCTTCCTGGAGATGGGCACGCTGGCCGGGTACACGGGTGCGGCGGGCCTGGTCCTCATCCTCAACGCGTCCCTCGGCTCGGACACGATGGAGTCCTGGGGCTGGCGCATCCCGTTCCTCGTCGCGGGTCCGCTGGGCCTGGTCGGCCTCTACCTGCGGCTCAAGCTGGACGAGACCCCCGCGTTCCAGAAGATGGAGGACGCGTCCTACCACTCGGCGTCCGAGGGCGCGTCCACGGTCGAGACGACCGCCAAGGGCGACCTGGCGAAGATCTTCCGCGACCACTGGCCGACGCTGATCCTCTGCATCGCCCTGGTCGGCGCGTACAACATCACCGACTACATGCTCCTGTCGTACATGCCGACGTACCTCTCGGACGAGCTCGGCTACGACGACTCGCACGGCCTCCTGATCCTCATCGGCACGATGGTGATCCTGATGCTGATCATCACCCGGATCGGCAAGCTCTCCGACCGCTTCGGCCGCAAGCCGCTCCTGATGACGGGCATGATCGGGTTCCTGGTCCTCTCGATCCCGGCGTTCCTGCTCATCCAGCAGGGCAGCCTGGTCGCGGTCTCGGCCGGCATGCTCCTCCTGGGCCTCTCCCTGGTCTGCCTCCTCGGCACGATGTCGGCCACGCTGCCGGCCCTGTTCCCCACGTCGGTCCGCTACGGCTCCCTCTCCGTCGGCTACAACCTCTCCGCCTCCCTCTTCGGCGGCACGGCTCCCCTGGTCATCACGTCCCTGATCAGCGTCACGGGCACGGACATGATCCCGGCGTACTACTCGATGGCGGCGGCGCTGGTCGGTGTGATCGCGGTGGCCTGCATGAAGGAAACGGCCCAGAAGCCGCTGTCGGGTTCGCCCCCGTCGGTGGAAACAAAGGAAGAGGCAGCAGAAATGGTCGAGGCCCAAGCCACACCCCCCAAGTTCTGA